Proteins encoded by one window of Halomonas sp. SH5A2:
- a CDS encoding membrane-bound PQQ-dependent dehydrogenase, glucose/quinate/shikimate family, whose amino-acid sequence MEDRKRAKWPALLLGLLLIIAGLALAIGGGKLLSLGGSAYYLIAGVAIIASGVLLALRRGAALWLYALILFATLAWALWEVGLDWWQLVPRVAIPCLIGIVLLLPWWRKPLNSRGGSVALGLAIIASIGVALVSQLDDPATVEGTIDTQRSDHQETVNPAQVAGDDWPAYGGTNAGTHYSSLAQITPDNIGELEEVWRIQTGDEAGPNAPPEITNQNTPLKVNDSLYICTSHSRAMSLDPETGETNWSFDPEISTMGAEDFSGWAHMTCRGLAYYDAGSYADSDDTRETGANTTDGTRQTAELFDRDTFDIDLAFLLFMNMGSDARDDVTPSMPSAADVMCPRRLYLPTADARLIALNAETGERCEAFGDGGEIDLTRNIGDFDPGGYYSTSPATVTENLVILGGHVTDNSSTDEPSGVIRASDVHTGELVWNWDSGNPHDTEPLDDGETYTRNSPNVWAPISVDEDLGMVYLPMGNATPDQYGANRSANDETYSAGLVALDLESGQVEWVYQFVHHDLWDMDTPAQPVLIDLATEDGTQPAVVQPTKQGSLYVLNRETGEPIVPIEEVPAPLGAVEGDWTAETQPRSELNLLPEPLTGHDMWGATPFDQMMCRIQFNSLRYEGQYTPPSLEGSIVYPGNVGVMNWGGVAVDPERQALFTGAKYLAFVSTLVPREEVEEGQGSASEQGLQVNAGAPYAVKLGPLLSVLGLPCQAPSWGDVAGIDLQDAEVVWKHRNGSTRDSMPFDLPIGLEVGVPALGGPLTTGGGVSFLSGTLDQYLRGYDITTGEELFKARLPAGGQATPMTYTGEDGRQYVVVTAGGHGTFGTQMGDYVIGYALPE is encoded by the coding sequence ATGGAAGACCGCAAGCGGGCAAAATGGCCCGCTCTTTTACTTGGCCTACTGCTTATCATCGCGGGCCTCGCCTTGGCGATTGGCGGCGGAAAGTTACTTAGCCTTGGAGGCAGCGCGTATTACTTGATAGCGGGCGTGGCCATTATCGCAAGCGGCGTACTGCTCGCCCTTCGCAGGGGAGCCGCTTTGTGGCTCTACGCGCTAATTTTATTCGCCACCTTGGCGTGGGCACTGTGGGAAGTCGGCCTGGACTGGTGGCAACTTGTCCCCCGGGTGGCCATTCCCTGTTTGATCGGCATTGTGCTGCTCCTGCCGTGGTGGCGCAAACCCCTCAACTCGCGCGGCGGCAGCGTAGCGCTTGGACTCGCCATTATCGCTTCGATTGGCGTCGCCTTGGTCAGTCAGCTTGACGATCCGGCAACCGTCGAAGGCACCATCGATACCCAGCGCAGCGACCATCAGGAGACCGTCAACCCAGCTCAGGTGGCCGGTGACGACTGGCCCGCCTATGGCGGCACCAACGCGGGCACGCACTATTCAAGCCTTGCTCAGATAACGCCGGACAACATCGGCGAACTGGAAGAAGTCTGGCGCATCCAGACCGGCGACGAAGCAGGCCCTAACGCACCGCCGGAAATCACCAACCAGAACACGCCGCTCAAGGTAAACGATAGCCTTTACATCTGCACCTCGCACAGTCGCGCGATGTCATTGGACCCGGAAACCGGCGAGACCAACTGGTCCTTCGACCCGGAGATCAGCACCATGGGTGCAGAGGATTTCTCCGGCTGGGCACATATGACCTGCCGCGGCCTCGCCTATTACGATGCCGGCAGCTATGCAGATAGCGACGACACCCGCGAGACTGGCGCCAACACGACGGATGGCACCCGCCAGACGGCTGAACTATTCGATCGCGATACCTTTGATATTGACCTGGCGTTTCTGCTGTTCATGAACATGGGCAGCGACGCTCGGGATGACGTCACGCCCAGCATGCCGAGTGCCGCTGACGTGATGTGTCCGCGCAGGCTCTACCTGCCTACCGCTGACGCGCGCCTGATCGCGCTAAATGCGGAGACCGGCGAGCGCTGCGAAGCATTTGGCGATGGCGGCGAAATCGACCTGACGCGTAACATCGGCGACTTTGATCCCGGCGGCTACTATTCCACCTCCCCCGCCACGGTGACCGAGAACCTGGTTATCCTCGGCGGCCACGTCACCGATAACAGCTCCACCGATGAACCGTCCGGCGTAATCCGCGCCTCTGACGTGCACACCGGCGAGCTTGTCTGGAACTGGGACAGCGGCAACCCTCACGACACCGAGCCGCTGGACGACGGTGAAACCTACACCCGCAACTCACCCAACGTTTGGGCACCGATCAGCGTCGATGAAGACCTGGGCATGGTCTATCTGCCCATGGGCAATGCCACGCCCGACCAGTACGGTGCCAACCGCAGCGCCAACGATGAGACCTACAGCGCCGGGCTGGTAGCTCTCGACCTTGAATCGGGTCAGGTCGAATGGGTCTACCAGTTTGTTCACCACGATCTCTGGGATATGGACACCCCCGCCCAGCCGGTACTGATTGATCTCGCCACCGAGGACGGCACCCAGCCAGCGGTCGTTCAGCCGACCAAGCAGGGCAGCCTTTACGTGTTGAACCGCGAAACCGGCGAGCCGATTGTGCCGATTGAGGAAGTCCCGGCTCCGCTGGGCGCCGTTGAAGGCGACTGGACTGCTGAGACGCAGCCGCGTTCTGAACTTAACCTACTGCCGGAGCCGCTCACCGGACACGACATGTGGGGCGCCACACCGTTTGACCAGATGATGTGTCGCATTCAGTTCAATTCCCTGCGCTACGAAGGCCAGTACACGCCGCCGTCGCTTGAGGGCAGCATTGTCTATCCAGGCAACGTCGGGGTGATGAACTGGGGCGGTGTCGCGGTGGACCCTGAGCGTCAGGCGCTGTTTACCGGCGCCAAGTACCTGGCCTTTGTCTCGACGCTGGTACCGCGTGAAGAGGTCGAAGAGGGCCAGGGCTCGGCCAGCGAACAGGGGCTGCAAGTCAATGCCGGTGCGCCCTACGCCGTCAAGCTGGGTCCGCTACTGTCAGTGCTTGGACTGCCCTGCCAAGCGCCTTCCTGGGGGGATGTTGCGGGTATCGACCTGCAGGACGCCGAGGTTGTCTGGAAACATCGTAACGGCTCCACCCGGGACAGCATGCCCTTCGACTTGCCGATTGGTCTTGAGGTAGGCGTGCCAGCCCTTGGCGGCCCGCTGACTACCGGCGGCGGGGTTTCGTTTTTGAGCGGCACGCTGGATCAGTACCTGCGCGGTTACGATATCACCACGGGAGAAGAGCTTTTCAAGGCTCGCCTGCCCGCAGGCGGCCAGGCGACACCGATGACCTACACCGGTGAAGACGGTCGCCAGTACGTGGTGGTAACGGCCGGTGGCCACGGCACCTTTGGTACCCAAATGGGTGACTATGTAATTGGCTACGCGCTACCAGAGTAA
- a CDS encoding TonB-dependent receptor family protein: protein MKRLTTTSVCLASCLLTPSVWAQPDDTEMATLEVTAPRLARELYATPAAVSTLESDAIAQGQQRVRLDESLVRVPGVFLQNRDNFAQGQRISIRGFGARAPFGVRGIIVMVDGIPYTLPDGQAQLDAIDLDSAERIEVIRGPSSVLYGNAAGGVIDVTTADGRDNPGTSVRAEAGSDGYRKTSLQTGGSQGDWSHHVSLSALNVDGYREQSSTEKYLLNAKLRRELGSERALTAIVNLLDNPRSEDPGALNADEVAEGRDQAAPNSLALDAGQNVDQQLLGLQYEDLAAGPGEFYLKGFISQRDFEQQLPYVGDSRIGYQRDYLGASAEYHHEVTLGDLPLSYITGVEVARQDDERFRNDVNPQGVVGEQLAEETQTATSTGVFAQGDLALTEQLTLSLGARFDRVELEVDDRYQDDGDQSGDRSFDEWSGSAGLSYRYRPQHQVYVNTGTAFETPTFSEFANPSGGGFNPSVSPQKAWNREVGARGYLAPLALDYDLTLFSVRVRDELVPYDEGDRTFYQNAGDTNRDGIELALGWQFADQWRLDSALTLASYEFDRFSTPSERFGGNRIPGLPEQTWVNQLTWEGRDDRFATLETQYTGDMVADNANETEVDDYWLLNLRAGNGWRLGDDTRLNAYVGVRNLLDEDHYANVRLNAGFGRYYEPAPGRSVYGGVEVSF from the coding sequence TTGAAAAGACTCACCACCACCTCGGTTTGCTTGGCGAGCTGCCTGTTAACACCTTCAGTCTGGGCGCAGCCCGATGACACAGAAATGGCAACGCTTGAGGTCACCGCTCCTCGGTTGGCCCGCGAGCTTTACGCAACGCCCGCAGCCGTCTCAACGCTTGAGTCCGACGCCATTGCCCAGGGCCAGCAACGCGTTCGGCTGGATGAATCGCTGGTGCGGGTGCCCGGCGTGTTCTTGCAAAACCGCGATAATTTCGCCCAGGGCCAACGCATTTCAATTCGTGGCTTTGGCGCCCGCGCGCCGTTTGGTGTGCGCGGTATTATAGTCATGGTTGATGGTATCCCTTATACGCTGCCCGACGGACAGGCCCAACTCGATGCAATTGACTTGGACAGCGCTGAGCGTATCGAAGTAATTCGGGGGCCTTCGTCGGTGCTCTATGGCAATGCAGCCGGTGGGGTGATCGATGTGACCACCGCCGATGGTCGCGATAACCCCGGTACGAGTGTGCGCGCCGAAGCAGGCAGCGATGGCTACCGTAAAACGTCCCTGCAAACCGGAGGGAGCCAAGGCGATTGGTCCCACCACGTTAGCCTCTCGGCGCTCAATGTCGATGGCTATCGCGAGCAAAGCTCGACGGAAAAGTACCTGTTGAATGCCAAACTGCGCCGGGAACTGGGCAGCGAGCGGGCGTTAACTGCTATCGTTAACCTATTGGACAACCCGCGCTCGGAGGATCCCGGTGCGTTGAACGCAGATGAAGTGGCAGAAGGCCGTGATCAGGCCGCGCCGAATTCGCTGGCGCTGGATGCAGGGCAAAACGTGGACCAGCAACTGCTGGGCTTACAGTACGAAGACCTGGCCGCTGGCCCTGGTGAGTTTTACCTTAAGGGGTTTATCTCCCAGCGTGATTTTGAACAGCAACTGCCCTATGTCGGCGATAGCCGCATCGGCTACCAGCGTGATTACCTGGGTGCGAGCGCCGAGTACCATCATGAGGTGACGTTGGGCGACCTGCCGCTTAGCTATATCACAGGCGTCGAGGTAGCCCGGCAAGATGACGAGCGCTTTCGCAACGACGTGAATCCCCAGGGCGTCGTCGGCGAGCAGTTGGCTGAAGAAACGCAAACGGCAACCTCGACCGGCGTATTCGCCCAGGGCGACCTGGCGCTGACCGAGCAGTTGACGCTTTCGCTCGGCGCGCGCTTTGACCGGGTTGAGTTAGAGGTGGACGACCGTTACCAGGACGATGGTGATCAGAGCGGCGACCGCAGCTTTGATGAATGGAGCGGCTCGGCGGGGCTAAGCTATCGCTACCGCCCCCAGCATCAGGTCTACGTGAATACCGGCACCGCCTTTGAAACACCGACGTTTTCAGAGTTTGCCAACCCGTCGGGCGGCGGTTTTAACCCATCGGTGTCGCCGCAAAAAGCCTGGAACCGTGAAGTGGGTGCCCGTGGCTATTTGGCGCCGCTGGCGCTGGATTATGACCTGACGCTGTTTTCAGTGCGTGTACGCGATGAGCTGGTGCCTTATGACGAGGGGGATCGCACCTTCTACCAAAACGCCGGTGATACCAATCGCGATGGTATCGAACTGGCGCTGGGCTGGCAGTTTGCCGACCAATGGCGGCTCGATAGCGCCCTGACACTGGCGAGCTATGAGTTTGATCGCTTCTCTACACCCTCAGAGCGCTTTGGCGGTAATCGTATCCCCGGTTTGCCGGAGCAGACCTGGGTTAATCAGCTGACCTGGGAAGGGCGTGATGATCGCTTTGCCACGCTGGAAACCCAGTATACGGGCGACATGGTAGCCGATAACGCCAACGAGACAGAGGTTGACGACTACTGGCTGTTGAACCTGCGCGCGGGCAATGGCTGGCGCCTGGGGGACGATACGCGACTCAACGCTTATGTCGGCGTACGCAACTTGCTTGACGAGGATCACTACGCCAACGTTCGCTTAAATGCCGGCTTCGGCCGCTATTACGAGCCCGCGCCAGGGCGCAGTGTTTATGGTGGGGTAGAAGTTAGCTTTTAA
- a CDS encoding YqaE/Pmp3 family membrane protein, with the protein MAFTATDPIKMIFAVILPPLGVFFEVGFKGHFWLNIILTLFGFVPGIIHAFYVILKH; encoded by the coding sequence ATGGCGTTTACCGCGACTGACCCGATCAAAATGATCTTTGCGGTCATTTTACCGCCCCTCGGCGTATTCTTTGAGGTGGGTTTTAAAGGACATTTCTGGCTTAACATCATCTTGACGCTGTTTGGTTTTGTGCCCGGCATCATCCATGCGTTTTATGTGATACTGAAACACTAG
- a CDS encoding nucleoside deaminase — translation MLDEREQRYLARAVALAEEALKAGDEPFGSVLVSGDGEVLAEDRNRIAGGDSTQHPEFALARWAAQHMTPEARAQATVFTSGEHCPMCAAAHGWVGLGRIVYASSSAQLGGWLAELGVAPPPVATLPIQQVVPGLPVEGPVAGWDEKVHALHKRRHGGAAS, via the coding sequence ATGTTGGATGAGCGAGAACAGCGCTACCTGGCACGCGCCGTGGCGCTTGCCGAAGAGGCCCTGAAGGCTGGCGATGAGCCCTTCGGCAGTGTGCTTGTCAGTGGCGATGGCGAGGTACTGGCTGAAGACCGCAACCGTATTGCTGGCGGCGATTCCACCCAGCACCCTGAGTTCGCCCTGGCACGCTGGGCGGCACAGCATATGACGCCAGAAGCGCGAGCCCAGGCCACGGTGTTTACCTCCGGCGAGCATTGCCCGATGTGCGCGGCGGCGCATGGCTGGGTTGGGCTCGGGCGTATCGTCTACGCCAGTTCCTCGGCGCAGTTGGGTGGCTGGTTGGCCGAGCTGGGTGTTGCACCGCCCCCGGTGGCGACGTTGCCGATTCAACAAGTGGTGCCTGGCCTCCCGGTAGAAGGCCCGGTTGCAGGGTGGGATGAAAAAGTACATGCCCTGCATAAGCGACGGCATGGCGGCGCTGCCAGCTAA
- a CDS encoding dicarboxylate/amino acid:cation symporter, with protein MKRMWKIYSQASLILRVTIALVLGVVVGLVGGETVAAWLSPLGDLLLRLLTFLIVPIVLFTLMVGVNQSREGSAGRIGGKVLGYYLASSSLAIMVGLTVATLFSPGSGMTLDDDASFSVPDNPGVVDTLLNIVPNNIIGAFSELNMLGIIFTALVFGIALLKMRQSARQHAMGERLYELIESLNEVTLKVMSGVLHYVPIGVFAIVAETVSRQGLETLLSLGDMVVVLYIALAAHLLIYCGIMRLFGVKLRTFFREARTPMLTAFATQSSSGTLPITVNAARRLGISRSIYGFSLPLGATLNMDGAAIRIAISAVFAANVIGAPLDFISMVQIVLIGTLVSIGTAGVPGAGIIMIATVFAQVGLPIETVALLTAIDALVGMGCTALNVTGDLVGTSVIARSEGESLSEEPADESTAAAAKG; from the coding sequence ATGAAACGCATGTGGAAGATCTATTCTCAGGCGTCGTTGATTTTACGCGTCACTATCGCGCTGGTGCTAGGCGTTGTGGTTGGGCTTGTAGGTGGCGAGACAGTGGCGGCCTGGCTGTCGCCGCTGGGCGATCTGCTGCTGCGGTTGCTGACCTTTCTGATTGTGCCGATTGTGCTGTTTACCTTGATGGTGGGCGTTAACCAGTCCCGCGAGGGCAGCGCTGGCCGCATCGGCGGTAAAGTGCTCGGCTATTACCTGGCGTCTTCGTCGCTTGCGATTATGGTGGGGTTAACCGTCGCGACGCTGTTTAGCCCTGGCAGTGGCATGACGCTGGATGACGATGCCAGCTTCTCAGTGCCGGATAATCCGGGCGTTGTCGATACGCTGCTCAATATCGTGCCGAACAACATTATCGGTGCCTTCTCCGAGCTCAATATGCTGGGGATCATTTTTACGGCGCTGGTATTCGGCATTGCGCTGCTGAAAATGCGCCAGTCAGCACGTCAGCATGCCATGGGTGAGAGGCTGTATGAGCTGATCGAGTCGCTGAACGAGGTCACCTTGAAAGTCATGTCTGGGGTCTTGCATTACGTCCCCATCGGCGTATTTGCGATTGTCGCCGAAACGGTGAGCCGCCAGGGCCTGGAAACGCTGCTCTCATTGGGCGATATGGTCGTTGTACTCTACATCGCGCTGGCGGCTCATCTGTTGATTTACTGCGGCATCATGCGTCTGTTCGGGGTGAAACTGCGTACCTTCTTCCGCGAAGCGCGCACGCCCATGCTTACCGCGTTTGCCACCCAAAGTAGTTCTGGCACCTTACCCATTACGGTCAATGCCGCTCGCCGCTTGGGAATTTCCAGGAGTATTTATGGTTTCAGCCTGCCGTTAGGGGCTACCTTGAATATGGATGGCGCGGCGATTCGTATCGCCATCTCGGCCGTATTTGCCGCCAATGTGATCGGCGCGCCGCTGGACTTTATCAGCATGGTGCAGATTGTGCTGATCGGCACCTTGGTGTCGATCGGCACGGCCGGGGTACCGGGTGCAGGGATCATCATGATTGCCACGGTATTTGCCCAGGTGGGTCTGCCGATTGAAACCGTTGCGCTTTTGACCGCGATCGACGCCCTGGTCGGCATGGGGTGTACGGCGCTCAACGTCACGGGCGACCTGGTCGGTACTTCCGTTATCGCGCGTAGCGAAGGCGAGTCGCTAAGTGAAGAACCGGCTGACGAATCGACAGCAGCGGCGGCAAAGGGGTAG
- a CDS encoding TIGR02450 family Trp-rich protein, with product MNTINPNKLHHSKWTAVQPLNKEKHFIVTQLIRDEDENVVDAVVEAIYSHRETTMPWQHLKDDSVWKMGWQ from the coding sequence ATGAACACGATCAACCCGAACAAGCTGCACCATAGCAAATGGACGGCGGTTCAGCCGCTCAACAAAGAAAAGCACTTCATTGTCACCCAACTGATCCGGGATGAGGATGAGAACGTAGTGGACGCTGTGGTCGAGGCTATCTACTCCCACCGAGAAACGACCATGCCCTGGCAGCACTTGAAAGATGACAGCGTGTGGAAAATGGGCTGGCAATAA
- a CDS encoding cold-shock protein, giving the protein MATGTVKWFNDTKGFGFIAPSDGGDDLFAHFSEIQADGFKSLQEGASVSFDVTQGKKGLQASNIKQTS; this is encoded by the coding sequence ATGGCAACTGGCACAGTTAAATGGTTTAACGACACTAAAGGCTTCGGTTTCATCGCTCCTTCTGACGGCGGCGACGACCTTTTTGCTCACTTCTCTGAGATTCAAGCCGACGGCTTCAAATCTCTGCAAGAAGGCGCTAGCGTCTCTTTTGACGTTACCCAAGGCAAGAAAGGCCTACAAGCTTCAAACATTAAGCAAACTTCCTAA
- a CDS encoding putative RNA methyltransferase, translated as MNTTPFQALACPLDGKPLTPSDSAWCCSAGHSFDMAKQGYVNLLPVQQKRSSDPGDSKAMVAARRRFLEAGHYQPIAEAVSRAVFDHAEQGLPRDTFSCLDAGCGDGYYLRELANAGSSETPLALMGLDISKWAVQAAAKQDTKQAPQSCWVVGSNANLPVQSRVLDCVLCMFGFPVFHEFARALKPGGLLIQVEAGADHLRELRDIIYPTLKPERTSDVEPPAGFASLGSETLRYTLTLNDAEAIADLLVMTPHFYRATTEGREKAAALGEITMTVDVRVVRWERI; from the coding sequence ATGAACACGACTCCTTTTCAGGCGCTGGCCTGCCCGTTAGACGGTAAGCCGTTAACGCCGTCGGATAGCGCATGGTGCTGCTCGGCGGGGCATAGCTTCGACATGGCAAAGCAAGGCTATGTGAACCTGCTGCCCGTTCAGCAAAAGCGCTCCAGCGATCCTGGCGATAGCAAGGCGATGGTGGCTGCGCGGCGTCGGTTTCTGGAGGCAGGGCACTATCAGCCGATTGCCGAGGCGGTGAGCCGGGCGGTGTTCGACCACGCTGAACAAGGATTACCTCGCGATACATTCAGCTGCCTCGATGCCGGCTGTGGTGATGGCTATTACCTTCGGGAATTAGCCAATGCGGGTTCGAGTGAGACACCGTTGGCGTTAATGGGGTTGGATATTTCCAAATGGGCCGTACAGGCGGCAGCCAAGCAGGACACTAAACAGGCGCCGCAAAGTTGCTGGGTGGTGGGTAGCAATGCCAACCTGCCGGTTCAGAGCAGGGTGCTCGATTGTGTACTTTGCATGTTTGGTTTTCCGGTCTTCCACGAGTTTGCACGCGCGCTCAAACCAGGCGGCCTGCTGATACAGGTGGAGGCGGGGGCGGATCATCTGCGTGAATTGCGCGATATCATCTACCCGACGTTAAAACCTGAGCGGACAAGTGACGTTGAGCCGCCAGCGGGGTTCGCGTCGTTGGGTTCAGAGACGTTGCGCTATACGCTCACGCTTAATGATGCAGAAGCCATTGCCGATTTGCTGGTGATGACGCCGCATTTTTACCGTGCTACCACTGAAGGCCGTGAGAAAGCCGCTGCACTTGGTGAGATAACCATGACGGTGGACGTGCGAGTAGTGCGGTGGGAACGTATTTAA
- a CDS encoding ABC transporter substrate-binding protein, whose product MLTFLARCCLTAACFLPLSNAHAQWATINWTITETLLAIDVPLSGTAQQNGYHEWVGEPRIPDGVANLGLRSQPNLELMAQSPPTQTFISPMFASLTERLERIAPVTSFSPYSPGTHTWQEIQTLTRQLGELTGHRLQAAQLINETHALMDTLSQQRPDAPPLLMVQFMDARHVRVFGDNSLYNAVLERINLTNAWDRPTNAWGFSLVGIEALYDYPEATLVVVEPVPTGVEDTLQKSGLWQHLPSVKNANLLRLPPVWSFGALPSAQRFARELVDALALRNIPPASD is encoded by the coding sequence ATGCTCACTTTCTTGGCTCGCTGCTGTTTAACGGCCGCTTGTTTTCTGCCCTTGTCGAATGCCCACGCGCAGTGGGCCACCATCAACTGGACCATTACCGAAACGCTACTGGCCATTGACGTGCCGCTGAGTGGTACCGCTCAACAAAATGGTTACCATGAGTGGGTGGGGGAGCCAAGGATCCCCGACGGCGTTGCAAATCTTGGCCTGCGATCACAGCCCAACCTCGAGCTCATGGCGCAATCGCCACCGACGCAAACGTTCATTTCGCCGATGTTCGCCAGTTTGACAGAGCGTCTGGAGAGAATTGCCCCGGTCACATCGTTTTCCCCCTATTCACCCGGCACTCATACCTGGCAAGAGATACAAACACTCACCCGTCAGCTAGGTGAGTTGACCGGCCACCGGCTGCAGGCAGCGCAGCTAATTAACGAAACGCATGCGTTGATGGACACGCTTAGCCAACAGCGCCCTGATGCACCGCCGCTGCTGATGGTGCAATTCATGGATGCCCGTCATGTCAGGGTTTTTGGCGACAATAGTCTCTATAATGCCGTGCTTGAACGAATCAATTTGACCAATGCCTGGGATCGGCCCACCAATGCCTGGGGATTTTCACTCGTGGGTATCGAAGCGCTCTACGACTATCCTGAGGCCACGCTGGTCGTTGTCGAGCCGGTGCCGACTGGGGTTGAAGACACTCTGCAGAAAAGTGGTTTATGGCAACATTTACCCAGCGTTAAAAACGCCAATCTATTGCGCTTACCGCCGGTATGGAGTTTTGGCGCGCTGCCTTCTGCTCAGCGTTTTGCTCGTGAGTTGGTTGATGCGCTTGCGTTGCGAAACATTCCACCAGCGAGCGATTGA